The following are encoded together in the Pempheris klunzingeri isolate RE-2024b chromosome 24, fPemKlu1.hap1, whole genome shotgun sequence genome:
- the LOC139223457 gene encoding sodium- and chloride-dependent GABA transporter 2-like: MVDKIPPQQGNPLLDKFHQGSLPNGKEATKDSLHARGQWATKAEFLLAVAGQIIGLGNVWRFPYLCYKNGGGVFFVPYLLFLVLCGVPLFLLETSLGQYTSLGGVSAWRTICPLFGGLGYASQVMILHGCVYYIVILAWAVFYLSHSFQAELPWSHCNNTWNTEACVQFDHRNQTANGSLPENATSPVMEFWEREVLRLSSSLDELGPISWKLALCLAFVWLVCYFCVWKGVKSTGKVVYLTATFPYVMLFVLLVRGATLPGATQGIIYYLKPNHTRLADPQVWMDAGTQIFFSYGICLGSLTALGSYNKYNNNCYKDSFLLCLLNSSTSFIAGFAIFSVLGFMAEEQGVDIATVAESGPGLAFIAYPRAVAMMPVPQLWAVCFFLMIIMLGLDTQFVSLEALMTSVTDLYPHVIRRGHRRELLLLFVCVVCFLVGLVMVTPGGLYVFQIYDHFSCSGASLLLLSIFQSLAIGWVYGAERFSANIRDMTGYSPLPFFKLCWKYLTPTVCTATFMFSLVHWSPLTLGKGLVAPAWASALGWVLTFSSVSLLPIWAIYALATTPGTLPQRFQRLCSPAKNSTLALRHLPTDNSTLPYNSALPLTEKPKELITDLIQDRKI, translated from the exons ATGGTCGACAAAATCCCCCCACAGCAAGGAAACCCACTGCTGGACAAGTTCCACCAAGGGAGCCTCCCCAACGGGAAAGAGGCCACCAAGGACAGCCTGCATGCTAGGGGCCAGTGGGCTACCAAGGCTGAGTTCCTGTTGGCGGTGGCGGGGCAGATCATCGGCCTGGGCAACGTCTGGAGGTTCCCATACCTCTGCTACAAGAACGGAGGAG gtgtgttcTTTGTACCCTACCTGTTGTTCCTGGTGCTGTGCGGCGTCCCCCTGTTCCTCCTGGAGACCTCCCTGGGACAGTACACCAGCCTGGGAGGGGTCAGCGCCTGGAGGACCATCTGCCCTTTATTTGGAG GCCTCGGCTACGCCAGTCAGGTGATGATCCTGCACGGCTGCGTGTATTACATCGTCATCTTGGCCTGGGCTGTCTTCTACCTGTCCCACAGCTTCCAGGCGGAGCTGCCCTGGTCGCACTGCAACAACACGTGGAACACTG agGCATGTGTGCAGTTTGACCACAGGAACCAGACAGCCAATGGGAGCCTGCCTGAGAATGCCACTTCCCCTGTCATGGAGTTTTGGGA ACGAGAGGTGCTCCGTCTCTCCAGCAGTTTAGATGAGCTGGGCCCAATCAGCTGGAAGCTGGCTCTGTGTCTGGCCTTTGTCTGGCTCGTCTGTTACTTCTGTGTCTGGAAGGGGGTCAAGTCCACCGGAAAG GTGGTGTACCTGACAGCCACCTTCCCATATGTCatgctgtttgtgctgctggtgCGCGGTGCCACCCTGCCTGGAGCGACCCAGGGCATCATCTACTACCTCAAACCCAACCACACCCGCCTGGCAGACCCACAG GTATGGATGGACGCAGGTacccagatatttttctcatatgGAATCTGTTTGGGAAGCCTCACAGCGCTCGGCAGttacaacaaatacaacaataacTGCTATAA GGACTCCTTCCTTCTGTGCCTCCTGAACAGCAGCACCAGCTTCATCGCAGGCTTCGCCATCTTCTCCGTGCTGGGCTTCATGGCCGAGGAGCAGGGCGTGGACATAGCCACCGTGGCCGAGTCAG GGCCGGGCCTCGCCTTCATCGCCTACCCCAGAGCTGTAGCCATGATGCCTGTGCCCCAGCTCTGGGCAGTCTGCTTCTTCCTCATGATCATCATGCTGGGACTGGACACGCAG TTTGTGAGCCTGGAGGCCCTGATGACGTCGGTGACTGACCTGTACCCCCATGTGATCAGACGAGGCCACCGCAGAGAGCTGctcctgctgtttgtctgtgtcgTCTGCTTCCTGGTTGGGCTGGTCATGGTCACGCCG GGTGGTCTCTATGTGTTCCAGATCTATGACCATTTCTCCTGCAGTGGAGCCagtctgctgctcctctccatCTTCCAGTCTCTGGCCATCGGCTGGGTCTACG GAGCCGAGCGCTTCAGTGCCAACATCAGGGATATGACCGGCTACAGCCCCCTGCCTTTCTTCAAGCTGTGCTGGAAATACTTGACCCCAACTGTGTGCACT GCTACCTTTATGTTTTCCCTGGTGCATTGGTCCCCGCTGACCCTGGGGAAAGGCCTGGTCGCTCCAGCCTGGGCCTCCGCACTGGGCTGGGTCCTCACGTTCTCCTCCGTCTCCCTGCTTCCCATCTGGGCCATCTACGCCCTGGCCACCACTCCGGGAACCCTGCCACAG CGTTTCCAACGCCTGTGCAGCCCTGCCAAAAACTCCACACTGGCCCTCCGCCACCTCCCCACTGACAACTCCACGCTGCCCTACAACTCCGCGCTGCCGCTGACTGAGAAGCCAAAGGAGCTAATCACAGACCTCATTCAGGATCGTAAGATCTGA